A single window of Flagellimonas maritima DNA harbors:
- a CDS encoding vanadium-dependent haloperoxidase, which translates to MKMRIGLLYIYTIFLFSCAKKSEPIVIDPNDFHGSVDKVTEVMIHDIFSPPVASRIFAYPNIAAYEILASQDNEYKSLVNQVRGLTPIPNPEVAEKINYELAALISHIELSKRLIFSEDRIEAYRDSLYTIWDDKNTNEFNASKDYGLKVAEHVAKWMNKDNYNQTRTMPKFTVDTDNPSRWQPTPPAYMAGIEPHWSKIRPFVIDSASQFRPTPPPLFSMEEDSDFYKELKEVYDISNDITTEGDSSEEVEIAQFWDCNPYVSVTRGHLMFATKKITPGAHWIGITKIASRTTNADVNKTVYAYTKASIAMADAFISCWDEKYRSNLIRPETLINEHIDENWEPILQTPPFPEYTSGHSVVSGAAAVVLTDIFGDNFAFDDDTEVPYGLPVRTFKSFEQAADEAAMSRMYGGIHYRAAVVVGVDQGRRLGKYVVENLKMLQ; encoded by the coding sequence ATGAAAATGCGAATCGGCTTACTATATATATACACAATTTTTCTCTTTTCATGTGCAAAAAAAAGTGAACCCATTGTCATAGATCCAAATGATTTTCATGGTTCTGTGGACAAGGTTACTGAAGTGATGATACATGATATTTTCTCGCCTCCCGTAGCAAGTAGGATCTTTGCTTATCCAAATATAGCGGCGTATGAAATTTTAGCATCACAGGATAATGAATACAAATCATTGGTAAATCAAGTTAGGGGACTTACACCCATCCCAAATCCAGAAGTGGCCGAAAAGATAAATTACGAATTGGCTGCTTTGATTTCCCATATTGAATTGAGTAAGCGACTTATTTTTTCCGAAGACAGGATTGAGGCTTACAGAGACAGCTTGTACACTATTTGGGACGATAAAAATACAAATGAGTTCAACGCATCCAAAGACTATGGCCTTAAAGTGGCCGAGCATGTCGCTAAATGGATGAACAAAGACAATTACAACCAGACCAGAACCATGCCCAAGTTTACAGTGGATACGGACAATCCTTCTAGATGGCAACCTACCCCGCCTGCATACATGGCCGGGATAGAACCGCACTGGAGTAAAATAAGGCCCTTTGTAATAGATTCCGCAAGTCAGTTTAGGCCAACGCCGCCGCCACTATTTTCAATGGAAGAAGACTCTGATTTTTATAAGGAATTGAAAGAGGTGTACGACATCAGTAACGATATTACTACCGAAGGAGATTCCTCTGAAGAAGTAGAAATTGCCCAATTTTGGGACTGCAATCCTTATGTATCAGTAACTCGAGGACATTTAATGTTCGCCACTAAAAAAATTACTCCCGGAGCACATTGGATAGGAATTACCAAAATAGCGAGCAGAACTACCAATGCCGATGTAAACAAAACAGTTTATGCCTATACAAAAGCTTCGATTGCAATGGCAGATGCCTTTATTAGCTGTTGGGATGAAAAATATAGAAGTAATTTGATTCGCCCAGAAACATTGATTAATGAACATATTGATGAAAATTGGGAGCCGATATTACAAACACCTCCATTCCCCGAATACACTAGTGGTCATAGTGTTGTTTCTGGTGCCGCTGCAGTAGTTCTTACAGATATTTTTGGTGATAATTTTGCCTTTGATGATGATACTGAAGTTCCTTACGGTCTACCGGTTCGCACTTTCAAATCCTTTGAGCAAGCTGCAGACGAAGCTGCTATGAGTAGAATGTACGGAGGTATTCACTACAGGGCAGCAGTGGTCGTAGGTGTAGACCAAGGAAGGCGCTTGGGCAAATATGTAGTGGAAAATCTCAAAATGCTTCAATAA